The sequence AAAGGAAGCCATGCTTTAGGATATTTTATCTATATAAGACTGGCTTTCTTTTTTATGATATATAATAGGAATGTTAAAAATAATTATATTACAATGTGTATATGGTAAAATAAGTAAGAAACATTGACCCGATTTTAAATTTATGCTAAAATAAAATATGTATGATTCAACTATGCACCTGTAGCTCAGTAGGATAGAGCAACGGTTTCCTAAACCGTGTGTCGGACGTTCGAATCGTCTCAGGTGCACCATACCGAAAAAGCAATCCCAATACCTATAAGGTATTGGGCGTTTTTTTATTTTTTGAATAAGTATTATAATGGTTGCCCAAATGTTGACCATTTGGGCAACCATGGGCAACATCATATTTAAGTTAGACAAAGTCCTATAGATTTTTAGGGCTTTGTCTTTTTTATTTTCAGGATTATTTATATTGTTTAGAAAAAATATAACACTACTACTGGAAATATTGGTATAATATACCTAATGGTTCTAGAGATTATATATAAGTTAAAGGGGGAGATGACCAATATGAAAAGATTTTTAAGTAAAGTTAAAGTAACAGAGAGCGAGGTGTTACGGTAATGAAAAAATTGCTTCATCAAGTCACCATGATCGCCATAATATTGATGGCAATGCTGTTTTTTACCGCATGTGTAAACTCCGATGAAGAGATGACAATCCAAAACTCCGATGAACAGCTGACAATCGAAGACTTTTTAAATGATTTTGATTACATGATGCAAACAATGGAAGACACATTTCCGTATTTTGGAGTTGCAGAAAGAAGATTAGGTGTGGATATAAGAGCTCTGGGGAGGGAAACACGGGCTATGATAGAGAATTACCCCTATTCCCTTGAAAGCCTTGCAAATGACCTAGGTATTTCCTTGGAGGATATGCCTGAATTAGATGAACATATTTTTTGGAGCATTATTTACCATGAATTTTTCTCACATTTCAATCAGTTTGCCCATACCTTTGCGCTGCATTTTGGAACATATAATTATTATAAACCCAATTATATAACTCCTTTGAGTCATTATTACACACCTAATAATAATCATGCCTACTCTAATCCTGTATCCCAAAGATTTTACCAAGAGCAGAAAGACCTTTTTAATACCCTTTTTGAAGAGAAAGGAGTTCTTTTACAATTTATTTTTCGTGATGAACCTCCATTTCAGCTACCGGATAGTATAGTTGAAACAGAAATTATTGAGGAAGACAGGATAGCTTATTTAAAGGTATCAACCTTTTCGAATTTTAACCTTACTATTTACAATAACTTGAGAAAATTTTATAGTGATATACAGAACTATGAGCATTTGATTATTGATATCAGGGATAATCTTGGAGGATCAACGGATTTATGGAGGATGCTTATTATGAAACCTCTGTGGTCAGATAAGAATAATATGCCGGATATGCCTTTATATGCTTTTTACCGAGGAAGTAAGCTAGGGAAATCTTTAGCAGAAGAGAATATTAAAATTGAGTCACAGTATTCACGTTATATGCCTGAAACTGATAATTTACTTAAAGTAAGTGAAATTATAGAATCAAATAATTTGCCACATATTAATGAGGAGGATGTACAAGATTTAGCTTATGGTGTCAAGTTTAATACCAGTATTAGCAATATCGAATGGCGGCATATGAATCAGGTAAAGGTTCAAAATATTTCTGATTATCCCTTTGATGGAGAAATATGGCTTTTAACCAATGGAAACAACTTATCTGCAGCGTCGCTGTTTGCTCGACATGCAAAAGAAATGGGCTTTGCTACCCTTGTGGGAGAGCAGACCGGCGGAGCATATTCTACATATGCGGTCCACTTTACCTTGCCTAACACTGGGATTATATTAAGGTGGGATATAGACTATTTAACTGATAGTTATGGCCGGGCTTTAAATGAGTTCCCGACCACCCCCCACCACTTTAACCGCCCTGGTATGGATGCACTGGAGACTGTTTTGCAGTTAATAGAAGAAGGCAGCTTTTGATGACAAAGAACGTAGGACATTCTAATTACAATGCAAAGGGATATAATCATAGAAAGATAATGGCTACTACACGATTGATACAATTATATGTATGAAGAATGGTATGGTATATAATACTTATAGAGAACCATAATAGGTAATATAACTATAGACAGTGGAGCATAGGGCAAGCAGAA is a genomic window of Alkaliphilus flagellatus containing:
- a CDS encoding S41 family peptidase — protein: MKKLLHQVTMIAIILMAMLFFTACVNSDEEMTIQNSDEQLTIEDFLNDFDYMMQTMEDTFPYFGVAERRLGVDIRALGRETRAMIENYPYSLESLANDLGISLEDMPELDEHIFWSIIYHEFFSHFNQFAHTFALHFGTYNYYKPNYITPLSHYYTPNNNHAYSNPVSQRFYQEQKDLFNTLFEEKGVLLQFIFRDEPPFQLPDSIVETEIIEEDRIAYLKVSTFSNFNLTIYNNLRKFYSDIQNYEHLIIDIRDNLGGSTDLWRMLIMKPLWSDKNNMPDMPLYAFYRGSKLGKSLAEENIKIESQYSRYMPETDNLLKVSEIIESNNLPHINEEDVQDLAYGVKFNTSISNIEWRHMNQVKVQNISDYPFDGEIWLLTNGNNLSAASLFARHAKEMGFATLVGEQTGGAYSTYAVHFTLPNTGIILRWDIDYLTDSYGRALNEFPTTPHHFNRPGMDALETVLQLIEEGSF